Proteins from a single region of Sphingomonas morindae:
- a CDS encoding DUF445 domain-containing protein, with protein MSIAPPRPAAARAPDPARPMRRFAAALLLAMASLFLVARQLMPLHPGWGYVRAFAEAAMVGGLADWFAVTALFRHPLGLPIPHTAIIPRNKDRIGDSLATFLRDNFLVPAVVARRMRRLDLAGAAGRFLSGPQAGAGSDRSRLRAGASRLIADMVAALDGERLGGMIRVAAAQKLQALDVAPMLGQALGAAIDRDRHVALLDAGIEWLNRVLAAHEETLRAMISARAGAVLRWTGLDETLGDKIVGGLYALLAEVAADPAHPLRDKASEGLVDLARRLREDPVLQARVNAMKDELIASPAVAAWLEGLWGSARGALLRGARDPEAAMAGRLGELLGQLGHALRTEPRLARTINLFARRATVGVAAAYGDGIVRLVSDTVRGWDAKTVTGRLEQAVGRDLQYIRVNGTLVGGLVGLLLHLIDAVLR; from the coding sequence ATGAGCATCGCCCCGCCCCGCCCCGCCGCCGCGCGCGCGCCCGATCCCGCCCGCCCGATGCGCCGCTTCGCCGCGGCGCTGCTGCTGGCGATGGCGAGCCTGTTCCTCGTCGCGCGGCAGCTCATGCCGCTGCATCCCGGCTGGGGCTATGTGCGCGCCTTCGCCGAGGCCGCGATGGTGGGCGGGCTGGCGGACTGGTTCGCGGTCACCGCGCTGTTCCGCCATCCGCTCGGCCTGCCCATCCCGCACACCGCCATCATTCCGCGCAACAAGGATCGGATCGGCGACAGCCTCGCCACCTTCCTGCGCGACAATTTCCTGGTGCCGGCGGTGGTGGCGCGGCGGATGCGGCGGCTCGATCTCGCGGGCGCCGCCGGCCGCTTCCTCTCCGGGCCGCAGGCGGGCGCGGGCAGCGATCGGTCGCGGCTGCGCGCCGGCGCCTCGCGGCTGATCGCGGACATGGTGGCCGCGCTCGATGGCGAGCGGCTGGGCGGCATGATCCGCGTGGCGGCGGCGCAGAAGCTGCAGGCGCTCGATGTCGCGCCGATGCTCGGCCAGGCGCTGGGCGCGGCGATCGATCGGGATCGACATGTCGCGCTGCTGGACGCGGGGATCGAGTGGCTCAACCGCGTGCTCGCCGCGCACGAGGAGACGCTGCGCGCGATGATCTCCGCGCGCGCGGGCGCGGTGCTGCGCTGGACCGGGCTGGACGAGACGCTGGGCGACAAGATCGTCGGCGGCCTCTACGCCTTGCTCGCCGAAGTGGCCGCCGATCCCGCCCATCCGCTTCGCGACAAGGCCTCGGAGGGGCTGGTCGATCTGGCGCGGCGGCTGCGCGAGGATCCGGTGCTGCAGGCGCGCGTCAACGCGATGAAGGACGAGCTGATCGCCAGCCCCGCCGTCGCCGCCTGGCTGGAAGGTCTGTGGGGCAGCGCGCGCGGGGCGCTGCTGCGCGGCGCGCGCGATCCCGAGGCGGCGATGGCGGGGCGGCTGGGCGAGCTGCTCGGCCAGCTCGGCCATGCGCTGCGCACCGAGCCGCGGCTCGCGCGCACCATCAACCTGTTCGCGCGGCGCGCCACGGTGGGCGTCGCGGCCGCCTATGGCGACGGCATTGTCCGGCTCGTCTCGGATACGGTGCGCGGCTGGGATGCCAAGACGGTGACCGGCCGGCTGGAACAGGCGGTCGGCCGCGATCTCCAATATATCCGCGTAAATGGCACGCTGGTGGGCGGGCTGGTCGGCTTGCTGCTCCACCTGATCGATGCCGTTCTACGCTAA
- the sciP gene encoding CtrA inhibitor SciP, with protein sequence MIENQKIRPAQVIGPLGEPLTIENLPPANTHRWVVRRKAEVVAAVNGGLLTVDEACQRYGLSLEEFVGWQRAVDRAGLKGLRVTRLQKYRAEYDRPQSF encoded by the coding sequence ATGATCGAGAATCAGAAGATCCGCCCCGCTCAGGTAATCGGACCGCTCGGCGAGCCGCTGACGATCGAGAACCTGCCGCCGGCGAACACGCACCGGTGGGTGGTTCGGCGCAAGGCCGAGGTGGTGGCGGCCGTGAACGGGGGCCTGCTGACCGTGGACGAGGCGTGCCAGCGCTACGGCCTCAGCCTCGAGGAGTTCGTGGGGTGGCAGCGGGCGGTGGATCGTGCCGGGCTCAAGGGCCTGCGCGTCACCCGTCTCCAGAAATATCGCGCCGAATATGATCGGCCGCAAAGTTTCTGA
- the mnmA gene encoding tRNA 2-thiouridine(34) synthase MnmA, whose product MFDSDFQLEGGAAGRRIVVAMSGGVDSSVVAALAARSGAETIGVTLQLYDHGAAVGRAGSCCAGRDIRDARQVAERLGIAHYVFDYESAFRESVMDRFADDYVAGRTPIPCVRCNQGVKFTDLLRLARDLGADCLATGHYVRRVPGPEGAALHRAIDPARDQSYFLFATTQAQLEFLRFPLGGMAKPDVRAIAAALELGVAAKPDSQDICFVPDGDYAGLVRRMRPEADQPGEIVDLAGRTLGRHRGIVGFTVGQRRGLEIGGAPEPLYVVRVEPDTQRVVVGPRRALAVAGARLSDINRLGPLDGPLLAKVRSTAKPVPATLAGDRLCFEAPEYGVSPGQAAVLYAGDRVLGGGWIEETIPARQAEPA is encoded by the coding sequence ATGTTCGACTCCGATTTCCAGCTGGAAGGCGGCGCCGCCGGGCGCCGCATCGTCGTCGCCATGTCGGGTGGCGTCGATTCCTCCGTGGTTGCCGCGCTCGCCGCGCGCAGCGGCGCCGAGACGATCGGCGTGACGCTGCAGCTCTACGATCATGGCGCCGCGGTCGGCCGCGCGGGCAGCTGCTGCGCCGGCCGCGACATCCGCGACGCGCGCCAGGTCGCCGAGCGGCTCGGCATCGCGCATTATGTCTTCGATTATGAAAGCGCCTTTCGAGAAAGCGTGATGGATCGCTTCGCCGACGATTATGTCGCCGGGCGCACCCCCATTCCGTGCGTGCGCTGCAACCAGGGCGTCAAATTCACCGATCTGCTGCGGCTGGCGCGCGATCTCGGCGCGGATTGCCTCGCCACCGGCCATTATGTCCGCCGCGTGCCCGGGCCGGAGGGCGCGGCGCTGCACCGCGCGATCGATCCGGCCCGCGACCAGAGCTATTTCCTGTTCGCCACCACGCAGGCGCAGCTGGAGTTCCTGCGCTTTCCGCTGGGCGGCATGGCCAAGCCCGACGTGCGCGCGATCGCCGCCGCGCTCGAGCTGGGCGTCGCGGCCAAGCCCGACAGCCAGGATATCTGCTTCGTGCCCGATGGCGATTATGCCGGGCTGGTGCGGCGGATGCGGCCCGAGGCGGACCAGCCGGGCGAGATCGTCGATCTCGCGGGCCGGACGCTGGGCCGGCATCGCGGCATTGTCGGCTTCACCGTCGGCCAGCGGCGCGGGCTGGAGATCGGCGGCGCGCCCGAGCCGCTCTATGTCGTGCGCGTCGAGCCCGACACGCAGCGCGTGGTGGTCGGCCCGCGCCGCGCGCTGGCGGTGGCGGGCGCGCGCCTGTCCGATATCAACCGGCTCGGCCCGCTCGATGGCCCGCTGCTCGCAAAGGTGCGCTCCACCGCCAAGCCCGTGCCGGCGACGCTGGCCGGCGACCGCCTCTGCTTCGAGGCGCCCGAATATGGCGTGTCGCCCGGCCAGGCGGCGGTGCTCTATGCGGGGGATCGCGTGCTCGGCGGCGGCTGGATCGAGGAGACGATCCCCGCGCGCCAGGCCGAACCCGCCTGA
- a CDS encoding NUDIX domain-containing protein yields the protein MRRLTLVRPMMRAADRLRRLWWRWRGTTVRGVVALAYTPDGALILVRQTYTPGWCLPGGGRRAREAPVAAALRELREEAGVFAHGGAQWLGTLDERLGGVPAKIDYVRVVDAQFRFRPSLEVEEARAFPPDALPPDLNPWSARFLAAAG from the coding sequence ATGCGCCGCCTGACGCTGGTGCGCCCGATGATGCGGGCGGCCGATCGGCTGCGGCGGCTCTGGTGGCGCTGGCGCGGCACCACGGTGCGCGGCGTGGTGGCGCTCGCCTACACGCCCGACGGCGCGCTCATCCTCGTCCGTCAGACCTATACGCCGGGCTGGTGCCTGCCCGGCGGCGGCCGCCGCGCGCGCGAGGCGCCGGTGGCGGCGGCGCTGCGCGAGCTGCGCGAGGAGGCGGGCGTGTTCGCGCATGGCGGCGCGCAGTGGCTCGGCACGCTCGACGAGCGGCTTGGCGGCGTGCCCGCCAAGATCGATTATGTCCGCGTCGTCGACGCGCAGTTTCGCTTCCGCCCCAGCCTGGAGGTGGAGGAGGCGCGCGCCTTCCCGCCCGACGCGCTGCCGCCCGATCTCAATCCGTGGTCCGCGCGCTTCCTGGCGGCGGCGGGGTAG
- a CDS encoding GlsB/YeaQ/YmgE family stress response membrane protein has product MGIIVWLIVGGIVGWLASIIMRTDAQQGIILNVVVGIVGAFIGGLIFGRGNINDAGLTLGTFLVSLLGAVILLAIVNLVRRGTVR; this is encoded by the coding sequence ATGGGTATCATCGTCTGGCTCATTGTGGGCGGCATTGTCGGCTGGCTCGCAAGCATCATCATGCGCACGGATGCCCAGCAGGGCATTATTCTCAACGTTGTCGTCGGTATCGTCGGCGCTTTCATCGGCGGCCTGATCTTCGGCCGCGGCAATATCAACGACGCCGGCCTGACGCTGGGCACCTTCCTGGTGTCGCTGCTCGGCGCCGTGATCCTGCTGGCGATCGTCAATCTGGTGCGTCGCGGCACGGTTCGCTAA
- a CDS encoding efflux RND transporter permease subunit: MRNISSWSIRNPIVALVLFAALTLAGLIAFMRLDVNQNPEISFPGVVVTVSQPGAAPVELENQVTQRVEAAVRNLEGVEEISSTVTEGDSETFVMFTLDTPVDRATTDVRDAIAQIRSQLPQDIIDPHIARAQVNGDAIARFSVEATDMTLEQLSWYVSNTVARRLLAIEGMQRVQTFGGVKREIRVLLDPARMQAFGLTASQVNQQLSLLNLNAAGGRAEIAGSEQAVRIVGNASDAFTLSQMQLSLPGGGSVKLADIATVRDLYGERRDFAKMNGKPTVAFGMFRARGASDVAIYQQALKVLAEIEKEDPRIHFIKRSASVDYTIKQYDGAMRSIVEGAILAVIVVFFFLRDKRATLISALAIPLSAIPTFWLMSLMGFTLNFMTLLALSLVSGVLVDDAIVEIENIVRHMRMGKSPYQAAIDAADEIGLAVVATTFSIVAVFLPVGLMPGIAGQFFKNFGLTIVVAVLMSLLVARLVTPMVAAYFLKSQGHQAHGGGRVLDAYRRLLAWSLDTSRAHAMKARGRAGRWFAWTRDHRVWMMGVAVLALIGTGIAFATLPFTFQPPLDVDTSRVQIELAPGTTLAETERVTDRIAAVLRAQPEVTTAVEFINVGNSEIAMTLSEHRRRSSTEFERELAPLLNRTPDARVSFESQNGSSDSNRDVSVMLAGDDPARITAAALQLADQMKTLPKLRAPRIEGGLPRPEITIRPRLDLAAQLGVTTAALSSAIRIATIGDIDQNAAKFSLSDRQIPIRVVLSENSRQDLATIQNLPVPTSTGGTVPLGVVADIGFGAGPSEIKRYNQERRVVVSADLAPGGIAGEERAKIMALPIMKHLPEGVHFAASGEAKWQGEMVTNFIIALISGIFLVFSVLVLLYRRVLPPLVNLGSLALAPLGGLIALHVAGMAVSLPVLIGLLMLLGIVAKNSILLIDFAIEEIRHGVPRDEAIIDAGHKRAQPIVMTTVAMAAGMMPTALSLGGDGSWNQPMAVMVIGGLILSTVLTLLIVPAAFSLADGFERRLGPKLGRWFTNGGPGGAQPVPHAAE, encoded by the coding sequence ATGCGCAACATCTCGTCCTGGTCGATCCGCAACCCGATCGTCGCGCTGGTGCTGTTCGCGGCACTGACGCTGGCCGGGCTGATCGCCTTCATGCGGCTCGACGTGAACCAGAATCCGGAGATCAGCTTTCCGGGCGTGGTGGTCACCGTGTCGCAGCCGGGGGCGGCGCCGGTCGAGCTTGAGAATCAGGTGACGCAGCGCGTCGAGGCGGCGGTCCGCAATCTCGAGGGGGTGGAGGAGATCAGTTCCACCGTCACCGAGGGCGATTCCGAAACCTTCGTGATGTTCACGCTGGACACGCCCGTCGATCGCGCCACCACCGATGTCCGCGACGCGATCGCGCAGATCCGCTCGCAGCTGCCGCAGGACATCATCGATCCGCATATCGCGCGCGCCCAGGTGAATGGCGATGCCATCGCGCGCTTCTCGGTCGAGGCGACCGACATGACGCTGGAGCAGCTCTCCTGGTATGTCTCCAACACCGTCGCGCGGCGGCTGCTGGCGATCGAGGGCATGCAGCGGGTGCAGACCTTCGGCGGCGTGAAGCGCGAGATCCGCGTGCTGCTGGATCCGGCGCGGATGCAGGCCTTCGGGCTCACCGCCTCGCAGGTCAACCAGCAGCTCAGCCTGCTCAACCTCAACGCCGCCGGCGGCCGCGCCGAGATCGCCGGATCCGAACAGGCGGTGCGGATCGTCGGCAATGCGTCGGATGCCTTCACGCTCAGCCAGATGCAGCTTTCGCTGCCGGGCGGCGGCTCGGTGAAGCTGGCCGATATCGCGACCGTGCGCGATCTCTATGGCGAGCGGCGCGACTTCGCCAAGATGAACGGCAAGCCGACCGTCGCCTTCGGCATGTTCCGCGCGCGCGGCGCCTCGGATGTCGCCATCTACCAGCAGGCGCTGAAAGTGCTGGCGGAGATCGAGAAGGAGGATCCGCGCATCCACTTCATCAAGCGCTCGGCGAGCGTCGACTATACGATCAAGCAATATGACGGCGCGATGCGCTCGATCGTCGAGGGCGCGATCCTGGCGGTGATCGTGGTCTTCTTCTTCCTGCGCGACAAGCGCGCCACGCTCATCTCCGCGCTCGCCATCCCGCTGTCGGCCATCCCCACCTTCTGGCTGATGTCGCTGATGGGCTTCACGCTCAACTTCATGACGCTGCTCGCGCTGAGCCTGGTCTCCGGCGTGCTGGTGGACGATGCGATCGTCGAGATCGAGAATATCGTCCGCCACATGCGCATGGGCAAAAGCCCGTACCAGGCCGCGATCGACGCCGCCGACGAGATCGGCCTCGCCGTGGTGGCCACCACCTTCTCGATCGTCGCGGTGTTCCTGCCGGTCGGCCTGATGCCGGGCATCGCCGGGCAGTTCTTCAAGAATTTCGGCCTCACCATCGTCGTGGCGGTGCTGATGAGCCTGCTCGTGGCGCGGCTCGTCACGCCGATGGTGGCGGCCTATTTCCTGAAGAGCCAGGGCCATCAGGCGCATGGCGGCGGCCGCGTGCTGGATGCCTATCGCCGGCTGCTCGCCTGGTCGCTCGATACCAGCCGCGCGCATGCGATGAAGGCGCGCGGCCGCGCCGGCCGCTGGTTCGCCTGGACGCGCGACCATCGCGTGTGGATGATGGGCGTGGCGGTGCTGGCGCTGATCGGCACCGGCATCGCCTTCGCCACGCTGCCCTTCACCTTCCAGCCGCCGCTCGATGTCGACACCAGCCGCGTCCAGATCGAACTCGCGCCGGGCACCACCTTGGCCGAGACGGAGCGCGTCACCGATCGCATCGCCGCCGTGCTGCGCGCCCAGCCCGAGGTCACCACCGCGGTCGAGTTCATCAATGTCGGCAATTCCGAGATCGCGATGACGCTGAGCGAGCATCGCCGCCGCAGCTCGACCGAATTCGAGCGCGAGCTGGCGCCGCTGCTCAACCGCACGCCCGACGCGCGGGTCAGCTTCGAGAGCCAGAATGGCAGCAGCGACAGCAATCGCGACGTGTCGGTGATGCTGGCGGGCGACGATCCCGCGCGCATCACCGCCGCCGCGCTCCAGCTGGCCGACCAGATGAAGACGCTGCCCAAGCTGCGCGCGCCGCGCATCGAGGGCGGGCTGCCGCGGCCCGAGATCACGATCCGGCCGCGGCTCGATCTCGCCGCGCAGCTGGGCGTGACCACCGCCGCGCTCTCCTCCGCCATCCGCATCGCCACCATCGGCGACATCGATCAGAACGCCGCCAAATTCTCCCTGTCCGACCGGCAGATCCCGATCCGCGTGGTGCTTTCGGAAAATAGCCGCCAGGATCTCGCCACGATCCAGAACCTGCCGGTGCCCACCAGCACCGGCGGCACCGTGCCGCTCGGCGTGGTGGCGGATATCGGCTTCGGCGCCGGTCCTTCGGAGATCAAGCGCTACAATCAGGAGCGCCGCGTGGTGGTGAGCGCCGATCTCGCGCCGGGCGGCATCGCCGGCGAGGAGCGCGCCAAGATCATGGCGCTGCCGATCATGAAGCATCTGCCCGAAGGCGTGCACTTCGCCGCCTCGGGCGAGGCCAAATGGCAGGGCGAGATGGTGACCAACTTCATCATCGCGCTGATCAGCGGCATCTTCCTCGTCTTCTCGGTGCTGGTGCTGCTGTATCGCCGCGTGCTGCCGCCGCTCGTCAATCTCGGCTCGCTGGCGCTGGCGCCGCTGGGCGGGCTGATCGCGCTCCACGTCGCGGGCATGGCGGTGTCGCTGCCGGTGCTGATCGGCCTGCTGATGCTGCTCGGCATCGTCGCCAAGAACTCGATCCTGCTGATCGATTTCGCGATCGAGGAGATCCGCCACGGCGTGCCGCGCGACGAGGCGATCATCGATGCCGGGCACAAGCGCGCCCAACCGATCGTGATGACGACGGTGGCGATGGCGGCGGGCATGATGCCGACCGCGCTGTCGCTGGGCGGCGACGGCTCGTGGAACCAGCCCATGGCGGTGATGGTGATCGGCGGCCTGATCCTCTCCACCGTGCTGACGCTGCTGATCGTGCCGGCCGCCTTCAGCCTGGCCGATGGCTTCGAGCGGCGGCTGGGGCCCAAGCTCGGCCGCTGGTTCACCAATGGCGGCCCCGGCGGCGCCCAGCCGGTGCCGCACGCGGCGGAATGA
- a CDS encoding efflux RND transporter periplasmic adaptor subunit, translating to MNAEQGMLAGDAAAEDIPESVKRARRRTVLIVAAVLIVLVAALSFAFRKKPDKPVVAAAPPVTVIVPGRTLVANMITATGTLAAKRDMPVGVAGEGGMVSRVLVDAGDWVRAGQVLAVVDPAVQAAQASQMRAQILSAEAQAKLAQAQLERAQALVARGFISKADIDQRIATRDAARATVQVAEAQYREMTARLGRLDIRAPTNGLVLARSVEPGQVVSSGSSALFRVAMDGVFELRARLAEQQLSHIHLGMPVTVTPIGTTATFTGHVWQLAPTIDPTTRQGEARVQLAYAPALRPGGFATASFAADRRQAPLLPESAVLTDPRGGNYVFVVNSDNQVERREVKVGDVSDAGIAVLDGLTGDERVVFSAGAFLNPGDKITPELKKDR from the coding sequence ATGAACGCGGAACAGGGCATGTTGGCCGGGGATGCCGCTGCCGAGGATATTCCGGAATCGGTCAAGCGGGCGCGCCGGCGCACCGTGCTGATCGTCGCGGCGGTGCTGATCGTGCTCGTCGCCGCGCTCTCCTTCGCCTTCCGCAAGAAGCCGGACAAGCCGGTTGTCGCCGCCGCGCCGCCGGTGACGGTGATCGTGCCGGGCCGCACCCTGGTGGCCAATATGATCACCGCCACCGGCACGCTCGCGGCCAAGCGCGACATGCCCGTCGGCGTCGCCGGCGAGGGCGGCATGGTGAGCCGGGTGCTGGTGGATGCCGGTGACTGGGTGCGCGCGGGCCAGGTGCTCGCGGTGGTCGATCCCGCCGTGCAGGCCGCCCAGGCCAGCCAGATGCGCGCGCAGATCCTCTCCGCTGAAGCCCAGGCCAAGCTGGCCCAGGCCCAGCTGGAACGCGCCCAGGCACTGGTGGCGCGCGGCTTCATCAGCAAGGCCGATATCGATCAGCGCATCGCCACCCGCGACGCCGCCCGCGCCACGGTGCAGGTGGCCGAGGCGCAATATCGTGAGATGACCGCCCGGCTCGGCCGGCTGGATATCCGCGCGCCCACCAACGGGCTCGTGCTGGCGCGCAGCGTTGAGCCGGGCCAGGTGGTGAGCTCGGGCTCCTCGGCGCTGTTCCGGGTGGCGATGGACGGCGTGTTCGAGCTGCGCGCGCGGCTCGCCGAGCAGCAGCTTTCGCACATCCATCTCGGCATGCCCGTCACCGTGACGCCGATCGGAACGACCGCCACCTTCACCGGCCATGTCTGGCAGCTGGCGCCGACGATCGATCCCACCACACGCCAGGGCGAGGCGCGCGTGCAGCTGGCCTATGCGCCGGCGCTGCGGCCGGGCGGCTTCGCCACGGCGAGCTTCGCGGCGGATCGCCGCCAGGCGCCGCTGCTGCCCGAATCGGCGGTGCTCACCGATCCGCGCGGCGGCAACTACGTGTTCGTCGTCAACAGCGACAATCAGGTCGAGCGGCGCGAGGTGAAGGTGGGCGACGTGTCCGACGCGGGCATCGCCGTGCTCGACGGGCTGACCGGCGACGAGCGCGTGGTTTTCTCGGCCGGCGCCTTCCTCAATCCCGGCGACAAGATCACTCCCGAACTCAAAAAGGACCGCTGA
- a CDS encoding SIMPL domain-containing protein has product MKSLKSIVLLGVCTALAGAPAAAAEISSTPIAGTRLDVSATGEVMRVPDQATVSAAVVTQAPTAARAVADNARRMSAAIQALRGAGIAERDIRTASLSVQPQYRYADGQAPVVTGYQASNSLSILFRQVDKVGSVIDTLVAAGINQIDGPDFTLADPEGALDAARTSALAKARARADLYARAAGLKVGRIVAIEEQGGGSPVRPVPMLAMARAEKANTPIAPGESKLAVTLSVVFELN; this is encoded by the coding sequence ATGAAATCCTTGAAATCGATCGTCCTGCTGGGGGTTTGCACCGCACTGGCCGGGGCCCCGGCGGCGGCGGCGGAGATCAGCAGCACGCCGATCGCGGGCACGCGGCTGGACGTGAGCGCGACCGGCGAGGTGATGCGCGTGCCCGATCAGGCGACGGTGTCGGCGGCGGTCGTCACCCAGGCGCCGACGGCGGCGCGCGCGGTCGCCGACAATGCCCGGCGGATGAGCGCCGCCATCCAGGCGCTGCGCGGCGCCGGCATCGCCGAGCGCGACATCCGCACCGCCAGCCTCTCGGTCCAGCCGCAATATCGCTATGCCGACGGCCAGGCGCCGGTGGTGACCGGCTATCAGGCCAGCAACAGCCTGAGCATCCTGTTCCGCCAGGTGGACAAGGTGGGCAGCGTGATCGACACGCTGGTGGCCGCCGGGATCAACCAGATCGACGGGCCCGACTTCACGCTCGCCGACCCCGAGGGCGCGCTCGACGCGGCGCGCACCAGCGCGCTCGCCAAGGCGCGGGCGCGGGCGGATCTCTATGCGCGCGCCGCCGGGCTCAAAGTGGGGCGGATCGTCGCGATCGAGGAGCAGGGCGGCGGATCCCCGGTCCGCCCGGTGCCGATGCTCGCCATGGCGCGCGCCGAAAAGGCCAACACGCCGATTGCGCCGGGCGAATCCAAGCTCGCCGTGACCTTGTCGGTGGTGTTCGAGCTGAACTGA
- a CDS encoding PhzF family phenazine biosynthesis protein has product MTLPFFQVDAFADRPFTGNPAAVMLLEDWPDDAVLQAVASENNLSETAFLVPLATGGEADYALRWFTPTTEVVLCGHATLASGHIVLSRDPGRDTVHFATRHAGPLSVRRADGGYELMLPSWRPVPRPLPDLVAALGIAPPRETLWHDQGYAVAVLDDEAAVRAVAPDFRALARAGDLLVIVTAPGETAEVVSRAFAPGAGIDEDPVTGSAHGVITPYWAERLGRDSFTAYQASARGGHIGCRLDGARVALRGACVTVIEGQFRL; this is encoded by the coding sequence ATGACTCTGCCCTTCTTCCAGGTCGATGCCTTTGCCGACCGCCCCTTCACCGGCAATCCGGCGGCGGTGATGCTGCTGGAGGACTGGCCCGACGATGCCGTGCTTCAGGCCGTGGCCAGCGAGAATAATCTTTCGGAAACGGCCTTTCTCGTGCCGCTCGCAACCGGCGGCGAGGCCGATTACGCGCTGCGCTGGTTCACCCCCACCACCGAGGTGGTGCTGTGCGGCCATGCGACGCTGGCCAGCGGCCATATCGTGCTCAGCCGCGATCCCGGCCGCGATACGGTGCATTTCGCCACCCGCCATGCCGGGCCGCTCTCGGTACGCCGCGCCGATGGCGGCTATGAGCTGATGCTGCCCAGCTGGCGGCCGGTGCCCAGGCCGCTGCCCGATCTCGTCGCCGCGCTCGGCATCGCGCCGCCGCGCGAAACCCTGTGGCACGACCAGGGCTATGCGGTGGCGGTGCTGGACGACGAGGCGGCGGTGCGCGCCGTGGCGCCCGATTTCCGCGCGCTCGCGCGGGCGGGCGATCTGCTCGTCATCGTCACCGCGCCGGGCGAGACCGCCGAGGTCGTCAGCCGCGCCTTCGCCCCGGGCGCCGGCATCGACGAGGATCCCGTCACCGGCTCGGCGCACGGCGTGATCACGCCCTATTGGGCGGAGCGGCTCGGCCGCGACAGCTTCACCGCCTATCAGGCCTCGGCGCGCGGCGGCCATATCGGCTGCCGGCTGGATGGCGCGCGGGTCGCGCTGCGCGGCGCCTGCGTCACCGTGATCGAGGGCCAGTTCCGGCTCTGA
- a CDS encoding cation diffusion facilitator family transporter has product MNAEAGAHLPRRAAIASSSLALALLALKGWGVVASGSVAMLGSLADTALDLLASLVTLWGVHIAGQRADDDHRFGHGKAESLAALFQVALILVSAVAIAIRAAAALRGGAAAVAAETGMIVSLVAALATLVLLAYQRRVIARTRSVAIQADHVHYQSDLLLNGAVIVALGLEAWLGWRGADAVFALLIAGWLGWGALGTGRRAVDDLMDREWPAEKRRAFLGVAGTIPALAGMHDLRTRTSGARDFAQFHMTFPPDTTIASAHRVIAEVEAQLVSAFPGLEVIIHAHPAGHVDPERDLPSAIAERSEL; this is encoded by the coding sequence GTGAACGCGGAGGCCGGCGCCCATCTGCCGCGCCGCGCGGCGATCGCCAGCTCCTCGCTGGCGCTGGCGCTGCTGGCGCTCAAGGGCTGGGGCGTGGTGGCGAGCGGATCGGTGGCGATGCTCGGCTCGCTCGCCGATACCGCGCTCGATCTGCTCGCCTCGCTCGTCACCCTGTGGGGCGTGCATATCGCCGGCCAGCGCGCCGATGACGATCACCGCTTCGGCCATGGCAAGGCCGAATCGCTCGCCGCGCTGTTCCAGGTGGCGCTGATCCTCGTCTCGGCGGTGGCCATCGCGATCCGCGCGGCGGCGGCGCTGCGCGGCGGCGCGGCGGCGGTGGCGGCCGAGACGGGGATGATCGTGTCGCTGGTGGCCGCGCTGGCGACGCTGGTGCTGCTCGCCTATCAGCGCCGCGTCATCGCGCGCACGCGATCGGTGGCGATCCAGGCCGATCATGTCCATTACCAGTCCGATCTGCTGCTGAACGGCGCGGTGATCGTCGCGCTGGGGCTGGAGGCGTGGCTCGGCTGGCGCGGCGCCGACGCGGTGTTCGCGCTGCTGATCGCGGGCTGGCTGGGCTGGGGCGCGCTCGGCACCGGGCGGCGCGCGGTGGACGATCTCATGGATCGCGAATGGCCGGCCGAGAAGCGCCGGGCCTTTCTGGGCGTGGCCGGCACCATCCCCGCGCTGGCGGGGATGCACGATCTGCGTACCCGCACCAGCGGCGCGCGCGATTTCGCGCAATTCCACATGACCTTCCCGCCCGATACCACGATCGCCTCGGCGCATCGGGTGATCGCCGAGGTGGAGGCGCAGCTGGTCTCCGCCTTTCCGGGGCTGGAGGTGATCATCCACGCGCACCCGGCCGGCCATGTCGATCCGGAGCGCGACCTGCCGAGCGCCATCGCGGAACGGAGCGAATTATGA